The Halorientalis sp. IM1011 genome window below encodes:
- the lysW gene encoding lysine biosynthesis protein LysW: MTECIECGAEVTLHDDLEVGEIVDCSTCGAELEVVDTDPVELDTAPELEEDWGE; the protein is encoded by the coding sequence ATGACGGAATGCATCGAGTGTGGGGCGGAGGTTACCCTGCACGACGACCTGGAAGTGGGAGAGATCGTCGACTGTTCGACCTGCGGTGCGGAGCTGGAAGTCGTCGACACCGACCCCGTCGAGCTGGACACGGCGCCCGAGCTCGAAGAGGACTGGGGCGAGTGA
- a CDS encoding RimK family alpha-L-glutamate ligase has translation MNFGILYSRIRKDEKLLLSELRDRGHEVTKIDVRKQQFGLSEPPADFEGVDLVVDRCLATSRSVYATRFIDAYDIPVVNHPDTADVCADKAKNSLALVEDAVPTPDTKVAFTKDAAMEAIEDFGYPCVLKPVVGSWGRLMAKIDSRTAAEAILEHKETLGHYEHKVFYVQEYVDKGGEDIRVLATDGEPVAAMVRSSDHWITNAAKGAETDAFGLDDEALDLVERASEAVGGGLLGVDLMGTGEAQSSSEGSSGDEPRDYGYTVHEVNHNVEFKALNEATDVDVPARVVDWLETKAEQEQGVSA, from the coding sequence ATGAATTTCGGCATACTCTACTCGCGCATTCGCAAAGACGAGAAGCTCCTCCTCTCGGAGCTTCGTGACCGGGGGCACGAGGTCACGAAGATCGACGTCCGCAAACAGCAGTTCGGACTGTCCGAGCCGCCTGCTGACTTCGAGGGCGTCGACCTCGTGGTCGACCGGTGTCTCGCGACCAGTCGCAGCGTCTACGCCACGCGCTTCATCGACGCCTACGACATCCCGGTCGTCAACCACCCCGACACCGCCGACGTCTGTGCCGACAAGGCCAAAAACAGCCTCGCGCTGGTCGAGGATGCGGTCCCGACGCCGGACACCAAAGTCGCGTTCACCAAGGACGCGGCCATGGAAGCCATCGAGGACTTCGGCTACCCCTGCGTCCTCAAGCCCGTCGTGGGCTCGTGGGGTCGCCTGATGGCCAAGATCGACAGCCGGACGGCCGCCGAGGCCATCCTCGAACACAAAGAGACCCTGGGCCACTACGAGCACAAGGTGTTCTACGTCCAGGAGTACGTCGACAAGGGCGGCGAGGACATCCGCGTGCTCGCGACCGACGGCGAACCAGTCGCCGCGATGGTCCGGTCCTCGGACCACTGGATCACCAACGCCGCGAAGGGAGCCGAGACCGACGCGTTCGGGCTCGACGACGAGGCCCTCGACCTCGTGGAGCGGGCCTCCGAGGCAGTCGGCGGCGGCCTGCTGGGCGTCGACCTCATGGGGACAGGCGAGGCGCAAAGCTCCTCGGAAGGGTCGAGCGGCGACGAGCCGCGAGACTACGGCTACACCGTCCACGAGGTCAACCACAACGTCGAGTTCAAGGCGCTGAACGAAGCGACCGACGTGGACGTGCCCGCCCGCGTGGTCGACTGGCTCGAAACCAAGGCCGAGCAGGAACAGGGGGTGAGCGCCTGA
- the argC gene encoding N-acetyl-gamma-glutamyl-phosphate reductase, translating into MSADGEPSLTASVVGGTGFTGGELLRLLAGHPDFEIVQATSRSKANKTVGHQHPNLRDLDLRFSSPDDLESVDVLFAATPHGVTMEQIDEFREAAGTVVDLSADFRLDTEQQYDEWYDGHSRPELLEKAEYALPELNRENLEGAEIVASGGCNATATIMGLLPLFEEGVLSGDEQIVVDVKVGSSEGGAGGGEASSHPERSGVVRPYAPTGHRHEAEIQQFLGVDVSFTVHAVEMIRGASATCHVFPEEPVSKGDLWSAYRGQYEDEPFVELVSGGGGVYRYPEPKSVAGTNKAEVGFELDPGNKRLVVFSAIDNMMKGSAGQAVHAANVALGLDETAGLDIRGLHPVGSP; encoded by the coding sequence ATGTCCGCGGACGGCGAACCCTCGCTCACTGCCTCGGTCGTCGGTGGCACCGGCTTCACCGGCGGGGAACTCCTGCGCCTGCTGGCTGGGCACCCCGACTTCGAGATCGTCCAGGCGACGAGTCGCTCGAAGGCCAACAAGACGGTCGGCCACCAGCACCCCAACCTGCGGGATCTGGACCTGCGCTTTTCGAGTCCGGACGACCTCGAATCGGTCGACGTGCTGTTCGCCGCGACGCCCCACGGCGTCACGATGGAGCAGATCGACGAGTTCCGCGAGGCCGCGGGCACCGTCGTCGACCTGTCGGCGGACTTCCGGCTGGACACCGAACAGCAGTACGACGAGTGGTACGACGGTCACAGTCGGCCCGAACTCCTCGAAAAGGCCGAGTATGCACTACCCGAGCTGAACCGTGAGAACCTCGAAGGGGCCGAGATCGTCGCCTCCGGCGGCTGTAACGCCACTGCGACGATCATGGGACTGCTGCCCCTGTTCGAGGAGGGCGTGCTCTCCGGCGACGAGCAGATCGTCGTCGACGTGAAGGTCGGCTCCTCGGAGGGCGGTGCCGGCGGCGGGGAGGCCTCCAGCCACCCCGAGCGCTCCGGCGTCGTCCGGCCCTACGCGCCCACCGGGCACCGCCACGAGGCCGAGATCCAGCAGTTCCTCGGCGTCGACGTGTCCTTCACCGTCCACGCGGTGGAGATGATCCGCGGCGCGAGCGCGACCTGTCACGTCTTTCCTGAAGAGCCCGTCTCGAAAGGTGACCTCTGGTCGGCCTACCGCGGGCAGTACGAGGACGAACCGTTCGTCGAACTCGTTTCGGGCGGCGGTGGCGTCTACCGCTACCCCGAACCCAAGTCCGTCGCAGGGACGAACAAGGCCGAAGTCGGCTTCGAACTCGACCCCGGCAACAAACGGCTGGTCGTGTTCTCGGCCATCGACAACATGATGAAGGGCTCGGCCGGCCAGGCCGTCCACGCAGCCAACGTCGCCCTGGGCCTCGACGAGACAGCGGGCCTCGACATCCGTGGCCTGCATCCCGTGGGCTCGCCGTAG
- a CDS encoding acetylglutamate/acetylaminoadipate kinase — protein sequence MTTVIKVGGARAVDPAGALSDIAALYEDGEDVAVVHGGSTAVDDTLERLGIEPEYVETPSGVVGRFTDAETMEVFEMVFGHLNTQLVAGLQSLDVDAVGLNGVDGKLLHGPRKSAVRVVEDGKKKIKRGDHSGTIKQVNGDLLESLLSDGYVPVAAPPMAGADDGDVIPVNTDADRSAAAISGELGGTLVLLTDVEGVYEDPDDPDTLIETVETSAEWEALEAAAEGFMSRKIMAAEEALESGADEVVIADANADEPILSALDGGGTHLYQEALQ from the coding sequence ATGACAACAGTTATCAAAGTCGGTGGCGCTCGCGCGGTCGATCCCGCGGGTGCCCTTTCGGATATCGCAGCATTGTACGAGGACGGCGAGGACGTGGCGGTCGTCCACGGCGGCTCCACGGCCGTCGACGACACGCTGGAGCGACTCGGCATCGAACCGGAGTACGTCGAGACGCCGAGCGGCGTGGTCGGTCGGTTCACCGACGCGGAGACGATGGAGGTGTTCGAGATGGTCTTCGGCCACCTGAACACCCAGCTGGTCGCTGGCCTGCAGAGCCTCGACGTCGACGCGGTCGGACTCAACGGCGTCGACGGAAAGCTCCTGCACGGTCCCCGGAAGTCGGCGGTCCGGGTCGTCGAGGACGGCAAGAAGAAGATCAAGCGCGGTGATCACTCCGGGACGATCAAGCAGGTCAACGGTGACCTGCTGGAGTCGCTGCTGAGTGATGGATACGTCCCTGTCGCCGCGCCGCCGATGGCCGGTGCAGATGACGGCGACGTGATCCCCGTCAACACCGACGCCGACCGCTCGGCGGCGGCGATCTCGGGCGAACTCGGCGGGACGCTCGTCCTGCTGACGGACGTGGAAGGCGTCTACGAGGACCCCGACGATCCCGACACGCTGATCGAGACGGTCGAGACGAGCGCGGAGTGGGAGGCCCTCGAAGCGGCCGCCGAGGGATTCATGAGCCGGAAGATCATGGCGGCCGAGGAGGCCCTCGAATCGGGGGCCGACGAGGTCGTCATCGCGGACGCCAACGCCGACGAGCCGATCCTCTCGGCGCTCGACGGCGGCGGCACACACCTGTATCAGGAGGCACTACAATGA
- a CDS encoding aspartate aminotransferase family protein, protein MSGFVFNEKPIQIERGEGAYLYGSDGTEYLDMGASYACVPLGHDHPAVQAAVREQLDDLTYVQASYPVETRTRLYDLLADTAPGDIDYTWLCNSGTEANEAALKFARSATGNSKIVATMQGFHGRTMGALATTWKDKYKKPYEPLIGDVEFVPYDDPEAMEQTVDDDTAAVIVEPVQGEGGINPASQEFLQRTREVTENAGAALIFDEVQTGMGRTGSLWAADESGVVPDMITSAKGLGNGLPIGATLCREWIAENYGSHASTFSGGPVISAAAEATVETITEEGITENAARIGSYIQERLDDELGDDVREVRGEGLMIGVEVGRGANRVLKELALNHGVLALPAGRTVVRLLPPLSITEDHADEVVDALTATITEDEG, encoded by the coding sequence ATGAGCGGATTCGTCTTCAACGAGAAACCCATCCAGATCGAACGCGGCGAGGGAGCGTACCTCTACGGATCGGACGGCACCGAGTACCTCGACATGGGGGCCAGTTACGCCTGCGTCCCGCTGGGGCACGACCACCCCGCGGTGCAGGCGGCCGTCCGCGAGCAGCTGGACGACCTCACCTACGTGCAGGCGTCCTACCCCGTCGAGACCCGGACGCGGCTGTACGACCTGCTGGCCGACACCGCGCCCGGCGACATCGACTACACGTGGCTCTGTAACTCGGGCACGGAAGCCAACGAGGCAGCGCTGAAGTTCGCCCGCTCGGCCACGGGGAACTCCAAGATCGTCGCCACGATGCAGGGCTTCCACGGCCGGACGATGGGCGCGCTGGCGACCACGTGGAAGGACAAGTACAAGAAGCCCTACGAGCCCCTGATCGGCGACGTGGAGTTCGTCCCCTACGACGACCCCGAGGCGATGGAACAGACTGTGGACGACGACACCGCCGCAGTCATCGTGGAACCCGTCCAGGGCGAGGGCGGGATCAACCCCGCGAGTCAGGAGTTCCTCCAGCGGACCCGTGAGGTCACCGAGAACGCGGGCGCGGCGCTGATCTTCGACGAGGTCCAGACCGGGATGGGCCGGACCGGAAGCCTGTGGGCCGCCGACGAGTCCGGCGTGGTGCCCGACATGATCACGAGCGCGAAGGGGCTAGGCAACGGCCTGCCCATCGGCGCGACGCTGTGCCGGGAGTGGATCGCCGAGAACTACGGCTCCCACGCCTCGACGTTCTCGGGTGGGCCCGTCATCTCGGCGGCCGCCGAGGCGACCGTCGAGACGATCACGGAGGAAGGAATCACCGAGAACGCGGCCCGTATCGGCTCGTACATCCAGGAGCGACTCGACGACGAACTCGGCGACGACGTGCGTGAGGTCCGCGGCGAAGGCCTGATGATCGGCGTCGAGGTCGGTCGCGGGGCCAACCGCGTGCTCAAGGAACTCGCCTTGAACCACGGCGTGCTGGCGCTGCCGGCGGGCCGGACGGTCGTGCGCCTGCTCCCGCCGCTTTCGATCACCGAGGACCACGCCGACGAGGTCGTCGACGCGCTCACAGCAACGATCACGGAGGACGAGGGATGA
- a CDS encoding [LysW]-lysine hydrolase, with protein sequence MSGTQFTSQSTIDVDGEARQLLVDLVSTPSVSGEERRCAEVLVSYFEEHDREVWIDEIGNVRAPADDGVLLTSHIDTVPGDIPVEIREAEDGDAEALWGRGSVDAKGPLAAMAVAAVRTGASFVGVVGEEVDSRGGRYLVEDREAAPDAVINGEPSGWEGITLGYRGLVAGTYVATSESGHTSRPENNAIQDAIAWWSNVEAEFATDEWEAVFERVTPKPTKIDGGLTEDGLSVEATMEVQLRVPPSMNTAEIIEITEGHLDVADRVHWKDRVEPVMMSPRTDVARAFRASIRQAGGDPRLLRKTGTSDMNVYAQEWDCPMVTYGPGDSDLDHAPNEHLALSEYDRSVEVLETVATRLLEE encoded by the coding sequence ATGAGCGGGACCCAGTTCACCAGTCAGAGCACGATCGACGTGGACGGGGAGGCCCGCCAGTTGCTCGTCGATCTGGTCTCGACGCCCTCGGTCTCGGGCGAGGAGCGTCGCTGTGCCGAGGTGCTGGTCTCGTACTTCGAGGAACACGACCGCGAGGTCTGGATCGACGAGATCGGCAACGTCCGCGCGCCCGCCGACGACGGCGTCCTCCTGACCTCCCACATCGACACCGTCCCCGGGGACATCCCCGTCGAGATCCGCGAGGCCGAAGACGGCGACGCCGAGGCCCTCTGGGGCCGCGGAAGCGTCGACGCGAAGGGGCCGCTGGCGGCGATGGCCGTCGCCGCGGTTCGAACGGGAGCCTCGTTCGTCGGCGTCGTCGGCGAGGAAGTCGACTCCCGTGGCGGCCGCTATCTGGTCGAGGATCGCGAGGCCGCGCCCGACGCCGTGATCAACGGCGAACCCTCCGGCTGGGAGGGGATCACGCTGGGCTACCGCGGCCTGGTGGCCGGCACCTACGTCGCGACCAGCGAGTCGGGCCACACCTCCCGCCCGGAGAACAACGCTATCCAGGACGCCATCGCCTGGTGGTCGAACGTGGAAGCGGAGTTCGCCACCGACGAGTGGGAGGCGGTGTTCGAGCGGGTGACGCCCAAACCCACCAAGATCGACGGTGGGCTCACCGAGGACGGCCTCTCCGTCGAGGCGACGATGGAGGTCCAGTTGCGGGTGCCCCCGAGTATGAACACCGCGGAGATCATCGAGATCACCGAGGGTCATCTGGACGTGGCCGACCGCGTCCACTGGAAGGACAGGGTCGAACCGGTGATGATGTCGCCCCGGACCGACGTGGCGCGGGCGTTTCGCGCGTCCATCCGGCAGGCCGGCGGCGACCCACGCCTGCTCCGGAAGACCGGCACAAGCGATATGAACGTGTACGCACAGGAGTGGGACTGTCCCATGGTCACCTACGGCCCCGGCGATTCGGACCTCGATCACGCGCCCAACGAACACCTCGCGCTGTCCGAATACGACCGCTCGGTCGAGGTACTCGAAACGGTCGCAACCCGGCTTCTGGAGGAGTAG